In Streptococcus porcinus, the genomic window TTTCTTTTTCATAAGCACCATTGACTTCTTCTATTGTTAAAGAGCGAGCGCAAGGAATCGGACCATAAAAGTAGTCCGCATGAGTCGTTCCATAAAAGGGAATATCACGACCTGCCTGAGCCCAACCAACTGCTTCTGTAGAATGGGTATGGACAATACCACCAACCTCAGGCCACGCTTTATAAAGTTGTACATGCGTTGGTAAGTCTGATGAGGGATTTAAGTCTCCTTCAATAACATTTCCCTCAAGGTCAGTGACAACCATGTTTTCTGGTGTCAATAGGTCATAATCTACACCAGAGGGTTTAATGACAATGCAGCCTAGGTCACGACATACTTCTGAGACATTACCCCAAGTGAATTTGACAAGTCCATGTTCTGGTAGAGACTTGTTAGCTGCACACACACGTTCTCGCATTTCTTGTAAATTTTTCATCCTGTCACCTCAATCCCGCTTTTTCAATAAGTGGGTAAAGGAAGGCTTGGGCTTCTTTGATAGCAGCCACTGTCTCCTCAACCGTCTCACAATTTTCTGACCACATTTCAATCAAGAAAGGCCCCTTGTAATTAGTCTTCTTGATAACAGCAAACATCTCTTCCCAATCAACACACCCTTGACCAAAGGGAACGTCACGAAATTGCCCTTTACAGGTTTCTGTAACAGCATAGGTATCTTTTAGGTGGAGAGCAGCAATAGATTTATGGCCATTGTAAAATTCACTCCACAAATCATTATGCCAAGCAGAAACATTCCCTGTATCCGGATAAACAAAGAGGTAAGGTGAATCTATCTCCTTTTCAACTGCCAAATATTTTTCAATAGAATTGATAAAAGGATCATCCATAATTTCAATGGATAACATGACTTGCGCTTCTTCAGCCCAGTCACAAGCCTTTCTTAGGTTTTTGATAAAACGAGCACGGGTTTCAGGTGATTTTTCTTCGTAATAAACGTCATAACCAGCTAATTGAATGGTTCGAACACCCAGGTCCTGAGCCAATTCAATACATTGTTTCATTAGATTAAGTGATTTAGTTTCAATAGTCGGATCGTTTGAGCCCAATGGATAACGTCTATGTCCAGAGAAACAAATTGTTGGAATCCGAATCCCAGTTTCATAAATAGCCTTAACAATATCTAGACGCTCTTCTTTGCTCCACTCCAGCCGAGCAAGGCGAGCATCTGATTCGTCCACAGACATTTCCACAAAGTCGAAGCCTAAATCTTTTGCAAATTCTAAGCGTTCCCGCCAAGAAAAATGTTTTGGCGTAGCTTTTTCATAAATACCAATAGGACGCGCCATATGGTTACCCCCAAATACGTTTGATTTCGTCTTTGAATGCACGCGCCGCTGCAGCAGGATCTTCTGACTCAGTTATACCACGACCTGCGATAAATGTAAAGACATCAACCCCTTCAAAAAGCTTCAAGGTGCTTACATCTAGACCTCCAGTTACTGATACTCGGAAGCCCATTTCAATCAATTTTTTCACCTTTTTAAGGTCTTTTTCACCCCAAGTTTCACCAGCTAAAAGAGCATCGCGGGATTGGTGATAGATAGCTTGGGAAATCCCTGCGTCTAACCACAATTGTGCTTGTTCAAAGGTCCAGTCTCCATACAATTCAATTTGTATCTCACCTTTATCGCCACGAATTTCTTTAATGGCCTTAAGGGCTGCCTCCATAGTTGGAATAGTAGCACAACAAATACAAGTCATCCAGTCTGCTCCACGAAGAGCATTGTTTTTAGCGACCGTACCGCCTGCATCAGCACACTTAGTGTCAGCAACGATTATTTTTTCAGGGAAAAGACTCCGTAGAACTTCCACTAACTCACTACCTACTTGAAGCAAACAAACTGTTCCCGCTTCAATAACATCAACTTCATGACCAACTGAAACAGCGGCCTTAATAGCTCCTTGCAAATCAGAATGATCTAGAGCAACTTGTAAATTTGGGATATGTTTTGACACTATCTATTCCTCTTTCTAAATGTTCGATATTTTTGACATGACTGTCAGCCTTAAGATTCCAAATCCAAACCTTCAAGATAGGGACTATTTTTTGATTCTTCTACTAAAGCCAAAACATCTTCAGAAGATTGACATGCTAGAAGACGATCAATTGAATTTTCCATATCAAATAGTGCAATGATTTGAGGGATTGCTACTGTTGTGTGGATGTCAGAGCTAGTCGCTGCTAAAGCCAACAGAACCTGAACCTCTTTACCATCCGGGAAAACAACTGGATTGGTTAATGTAATTAATGAGAAAGCATCTCTTTGCACACCTGCTTCGGGCCTTGCGTGTGGCATGGCCATCCCTGGCATCAAAATATAATAGGGACCGTATTCTTCTGTCGAATCAATAATTGCCTGATAATATTCTTCTAAAACGGCACCACTTTCAATTAAGGGATCCACTGAAAGTTTAACAGCCTCTTGCCAGCTTTCTGCTGACAGGCCTAGTCGAATAGAATTGTTCTCGATAAAAGCTTGTTTTAAGTTCATGTCATATCCTTTCTTTACTGTCAGTCAAAAAGCTTCTTTTCAACAAATGATTTATCAAAAGCTTACAATACTTGACTAAGCTTCTCTTTGATTTCTTGGTCATCCATTAAATTATCAAGACCAACCAGATGCCCTTTAGTCCGACCATCTAATTCATGAATTAAGTGATTAGAAGCAACCACAATATCGTAACCCGCTGCTAAGCTTTTTGCTTCACCGACTGAACAAGATGCAGACTGAATATCCGTTACACCAAGTTGACGTAAAGCATTTTCAACTTTCATTTTGATAACCATAGATGATCCCATACCATTTCCACATGCTGTTAAAATTTTAACCATAATCTTTTTCCTTTTTCTTTCATTTTGATATATCGCAGAGCTATTTAGTTATTAATTCTTACGATTGGAGTTTATTTTTAAATAGTGTAATAACCTAATAAGCTTTGCTGACTATTGCTCAATAGAATAGTCAACAAGTCTTATCTGTTATAAGTATCTCTTTCTTGCGCTTAGCCATCCTAAGACAAATCAAACAAGGGACAAACCCCTTTTATTTTGGTTGTGCTTCACCACGGTAGTAAGCTTCTTTATCTTTAGCCTTAGCAAATTGTAATTGTGGAATAGCTAAGAAGAAGAGACATACGACGATATAACCAAGGATGCCCAAATATTTGAAGATATAACCAAAAGCTAACCAAGGGAACTCGAAGTCGATATTTCCATGGTAACCACCAGCTAAATCAAGTAAGCCAACTGCAATAGCACCTAAAGCAACCTGGATCACACCAGAAATAAAGGATAAGGCAACTGCTGCTTTCCAACCACCGCGTTTATCTGCGAAAACGGCAATAGCTGCATTATCAAAGAAGACCGGTACAAAACCTGTGATGATTAGAATTGGATTTTTAAAGACAACTAATAATGTAATGGTTATCAATTGGCCAATAAGACCAAAGGCAAATCCTGAAAGAACTGCATTTGATGATCCAAAACCATAAGAAGCTGCAACATCAACAGCAGGGAATGATCCCGGCAAGAGTTTGTTAGAAATACCTTGGAAGGCATTGGTTAACTCAGAAACAAACATCCGCACCCCTTGCATCAAGATAAAAAGATAAACTGAGAAAGTAAGTGATGTCTGTAGAATGTACATGAAGAAGGCTTGCTTAGCAGGTACAAAAGCTCCAGGTCCAATTAACTTAACATTAGACATGATGTCTGGACCAAGTACAGCTAGAATCCCACCGAAGAAGACTAACATTAAAGTAGCTGAAGCAACAACAGTATCATGGAAAATACTTAGAAAAGTTGGTAACTTCAGATTATCAAGGTTTTCTTCTTTTTTACCAAAGAAGGGAGCTACTTTATCCACGAACCAAATCGCAAATTGTTGTTGGTGGCCAATAGCAAAACCTCCACCGCCAGTCAAGCGTTGAGTAGCTTCAACCGTCATATTAGAGCTTACTGCCCAATAAAGTCCACAAATAATACCTACTGCCCATGCTCCAAAAGCATTTTGAAATTGCGGGATTAAAAGAAGGACAAAAACAGAAATAGTTGCTGCTTGTTGGACCATAATGTGACCCGTAATAAAAAGAGTACGAATCTTAGTCACTTTACGAAGAGCTACCAATAGAATGTTAACCCCAAACCCAATCAGCAAGGCAGTAGTGGCAACGCTAATGAACCCCATACCTTCCAACTTGGCATTTGCTGCTGCCAAACCAAAATAAGGGTCAATAACTGCCGCTTTCAATTCAAATTTCTTAGCTAAAGCCACTAAAATCGGTCTAAATGTAGTAACAAGACCACCCGCACCAACGTTCAAAATTAAATAGCCGACTGTTGCTTTAATGAAACCGGCAAAAACTTCATGCGGAGGTTTATTGAGTAGCATGTACCCAATCAGTACCAAAAGACCTACAAAAAAAGCTGGATTCTGCAAAATATTTTGCGAGAACCAATTTAGGGGAGCTAGGAACAATTCCATGACGACTACCTCTTTTCAAAGTTATTAAATATTTTTATATCTTTATTATAAAAATTGAAAGCGTTTTAAAAAAGACCAAGTATCACACAGCTTTGTGTTCAAAAATGGACCAGAGTCTTAAGCATCAAAAAAGTATCTCCCTAAAATTAAGGAGATACTTTGTTTATTCTATTATTCATAAAAGGAATAACTGGCTTATTTCACGACAATATTAACCAATTTATTAGGTACAACTATGACTTTCAGCACTTCTTTACCTGCAATTTCAACTTGAACTTTTTCGTTAGCCAGAGCGACAGCTTCTAATTGATCTTTTGGTAAATCTTTGGCTACTAAAAGCTTCGCTTTAACTTTACCTTTGATTTGTACAACAATTTCAATTTCATTCTCGACGAGCTTACTCTCATCCCAAATAGGCCAAGCGACATGGGTTAATGATTCTTCTGAGCCAGTCACTTTATGCCATAATTCTTCCCCCAAGTGAGGCGCAAATGGAGCAATTAATTGGATAAAGCCTTTGGCGTAGTCAACAAAGAGACTTTCCTCTTTATTAGCTGCATTAATGAAAATCATCAGTTGAGCGATAGCTGTATTAAATTTCATGACTTCAATTTGTTCAGTAACAGCTTTAACGGTCTCATGATAAACCTTGTCCAAA contains:
- a CDS encoding L-ribulose-5-phosphate 4-epimerase, whose protein sequence is MKNLQEMRERVCAANKSLPEHGLVKFTWGNVSEVCRDLGCIVIKPSGVDYDLLTPENMVVTDLEGNVIEGDLNPSSDLPTHVQLYKAWPEVGGIVHTHSTEAVGWAQAGRDIPFYGTTHADYFYGPIPCARSLTIEEVNGAYEKETGTVILEEFSKRELDPMAVPGIVVRNHGPFTWGKTPEQAVYHSVVLEEVAKMNRFTEQINPRVEAAPKYIMDKHYLRKHGPNAYYGQKGDEH
- a CDS encoding L-ribulose-5-phosphate 3-epimerase, whose amino-acid sequence is MARPIGIYEKATPKHFSWRERLEFAKDLGFDFVEMSVDESDARLARLEWSKEERLDIVKAIYETGIRIPTICFSGHRRYPLGSNDPTIETKSLNLMKQCIELAQDLGVRTIQLAGYDVYYEEKSPETRARFIKNLRKACDWAEEAQVMLSIEIMDDPFINSIEKYLAVEKEIDSPYLFVYPDTGNVSAWHNDLWSEFYNGHKSIAALHLKDTYAVTETCKGQFRDVPFGQGCVDWEEMFAVIKKTNYKGPFLIEMWSENCETVEETVAAIKEAQAFLYPLIEKAGLR
- a CDS encoding 3-keto-L-gulonate-6-phosphate decarboxylase UlaD; the protein is MSKHIPNLQVALDHSDLQGAIKAAVSVGHEVDVIEAGTVCLLQVGSELVEVLRSLFPEKIIVADTKCADAGGTVAKNNALRGADWMTCICCATIPTMEAALKAIKEIRGDKGEIQIELYGDWTFEQAQLWLDAGISQAIYHQSRDALLAGETWGEKDLKKVKKLIEMGFRVSVTGGLDVSTLKLFEGVDVFTFIAGRGITESEDPAAAARAFKDEIKRIWG
- a CDS encoding PTS sugar transporter subunit IIA, which gives rise to MNLKQAFIENNSIRLGLSAESWQEAVKLSVDPLIESGAVLEEYYQAIIDSTEEYGPYYILMPGMAMPHARPEAGVQRDAFSLITLTNPVVFPDGKEVQVLLALAATSSDIHTTVAIPQIIALFDMENSIDRLLACQSSEDVLALVEESKNSPYLEGLDLES
- a CDS encoding PTS sugar transporter subunit IIB, giving the protein MVKILTACGNGMGSSMVIKMKVENALRQLGVTDIQSASCSVGEAKSLAAGYDIVVASNHLIHELDGRTKGHLVGLDNLMDDQEIKEKLSQVL
- a CDS encoding PTS sugar transporter subunit IIC, whose amino-acid sequence is MELFLAPLNWFSQNILQNPAFFVGLLVLIGYMLLNKPPHEVFAGFIKATVGYLILNVGAGGLVTTFRPILVALAKKFELKAAVIDPYFGLAAANAKLEGMGFISVATTALLIGFGVNILLVALRKVTKIRTLFITGHIMVQQAATISVFVLLLIPQFQNAFGAWAVGIICGLYWAVSSNMTVEATQRLTGGGGFAIGHQQQFAIWFVDKVAPFFGKKEENLDNLKLPTFLSIFHDTVVASATLMLVFFGGILAVLGPDIMSNVKLIGPGAFVPAKQAFFMYILQTSLTFSVYLFILMQGVRMFVSELTNAFQGISNKLLPGSFPAVDVAASYGFGSSNAVLSGFAFGLIGQLITITLLVVFKNPILIITGFVPVFFDNAAIAVFADKRGGWKAAVALSFISGVIQVALGAIAVGLLDLAGGYHGNIDFEFPWLAFGYIFKYLGILGYIVVCLFFLAIPQLQFAKAKDKEAYYRGEAQPK